Part of the Synechococcus sp. HK01-R genome is shown below.
CTTGGCGAGATTGATCGGAATCGCAAAGCTGAGGCCAGCGCCGGGCGCTTGGCGGATCGCGGTGTTGATGCCGATCACCTGACCGGAGGCGTTGATCAGAGGCCCGCCGCTGTTGCCTGGATTCACGGCGGCATCGGTCTGGATGTAAGGCACCCGCTGGCCGGCACCCACGGCGTTCGTCCGCTCCACCGCGCTGATGATCCCAGCTGTGACGGTGTTGTTGAGTCCGAGCGGATTGCCGATCGCGATCGCCCATTCGCCTGGCTTCAGGTCGTCGGAATTGCCTAGGGGGGCTACGGGCAGTTTCTCCGCGACCACCTTCACCACGGCTACATCGGTGAGGGGATCACCTCCCAGCACCTTGCCGCTGTAGCTGCGGCCATCGGGAAGTGTCACCGACACCTGGTCCGCTCCCTCCACCACATGGGCGTTGGTGAAGATCAGACCATCGGACCGGGTGATGAAGCCTGACCCCTGACCGGCCTGCTGCTGGATGGATGGTCCAGCCCCGAACAGATTGCCGAGGGGGTTGCTGACCCGCTTCAGGGTGTCGATTCGCACCACGGCCGGACCCACCCGCTCGACGGCGGAGACGATCACATTGCGACCTGGTTGAAGGGGCGCGGAGCTGGGGCCGTCACTCACGGATGGAGCGGGGCCTTCGGCAGGCTTGGGCTCTAGGCCGAGCCGCTGGCGCCAGGAGGGATTGCAGCCAGCAAGACCGACTCCAAGCATGCTGATGCCAAGCCAGAGGAGAAGGCGCTGCCTGGAGGTGGGCGCGGCGCTGGCCATGGGATTGCGTGTGAGTTGCTCAGGGTCTCATTAAAGACGGACTGGCCGGCAGAAGGTGCGTAGATTCGGCACCGATGGGATCGGATACGCGTGGTGCTGACCGGCAGCGAGCTGTGGAACAAGGTGCAGCACGCGCTCCAGAGCAACCTGAGCAAGCCCACCTTCGAAACCTGGATCCGACCAGCCCTCTGCACGGGCTTCGCCAATGGGGAGCTCACCCTGCAGGCCCCGAACAGCTTCGCCAGCAATTGGCTCCGTAAGAACTACGTCGCCACGATCGAGGAGGTTGCGACAGGCCTCCATGGGGCCAAGGTGACCGTGAGGGTTCTGGCCCGCGAGGACGAGCCTGCCGCCACCACGCTGTCAGCTGCCTCGTCTGGCGTCAGCGCCGGGAATG
Proteins encoded:
- a CDS encoding trypsin-like peptidase domain-containing protein, with protein sequence MASAAPTSRQRLLLWLGISMLGVGLAGCNPSWRQRLGLEPKPAEGPAPSVSDGPSSAPLQPGRNVIVSAVERVGPAVVRIDTLKRVSNPLGNLFGAGPSIQQQAGQGSGFITRSDGLIFTNAHVVEGADQVSVTLPDGRSYSGKVLGGDPLTDVAVVKVVAEKLPVAPLGNSDDLKPGEWAIAIGNPLGLNNTVTAGIISAVERTNAVGAGQRVPYIQTDAAVNPGNSGGPLINASGQVIGINTAIRQAPGAGLSFAIPINLAKRIAQQIISTGQASHPFIGVRLQSLTPQLAREINATSKTCKVPEVNAVLVIEVVEGSPAARGGIRPCDLIRRVNGTQVKDPSQVQLAVDRGRVGQAMPLIVERDGKKLELSVRPAELPRGE